A region of Clostridium acetobutylicum ATCC 824 DNA encodes the following proteins:
- a CDS encoding DNA translocase FtsK: MVTIKINNNVHIILEVIYLPRNKQYKKNKQDKISETTLNSDIAGISIFAFGAFAAVSMFFTSFTGIIGNGMKKLLFTLVGIGAYIFPILLMFIGVCYLIKKGKITFSKRFYGVNIIIINTLMLIQMQKLSLYYNGNILDGIKKIYESSDTFHGGVISYILDVPIYKLFGKGYFVLFITLYIISFLLVSEKSAGEIIRENLKKKPLKKTKPSVDETKTMDYENDNKDKDETLAKKISSKIKIVDFMKNEGNVDSNKGQALEEIAVYDSAEKNENESKVIGAELEDAIGQTSSNNSDITYEFPPISLLNVNETSKLKKSDKKELLSSAEKLTETLNSFGVDAKVIQVSKGPSVTRYELQPSAGVKVSKIINLSDDIALNLAASGVRIEAPIPGKSAIGIEVPNKDLTAVFLSEVIQSETFSNSKSNLAFALGKDIGGNCVVTDLTKMPHLLIAGATGSGKSVCINTLIISLLYKCAPTDVKLLMIDPKVVELSVYNGIPHLLIPVVTNPKKAAGALNWAVNEMTKRYKLFAENNVRNIEGYNDLYTKNKVESKLPWIVIIIDELADLMMVCPNDVEDYIGRLAQMARAAGMHLVIATQRPSVDVITGVIKANIPSRISFAVSSQIDSRTILDTSGAEKLLGKGDMLFNPVGESKPIRIQGAFINEEEVERVVGFIRNESTETQYKEEIIEQINSNVSKSEGDEDELLEEALKIIIETKQASTSLIQRKLRIGYNRAARIMDQLEEKGYISAKDGTKPRNILVDKDDL, translated from the coding sequence ATGGTTACTATAAAAATTAATAATAACGTACATATTATATTAGAGGTGATATATTTGCCAAGGAATAAACAATATAAAAAAAATAAGCAAGATAAAATTTCTGAAACTACTTTAAACAGTGACATAGCAGGTATATCGATTTTTGCCTTTGGAGCATTTGCCGCAGTAAGTATGTTTTTTACCAGTTTTACAGGAATCATTGGTAATGGTATGAAGAAACTTTTATTTACACTTGTAGGCATAGGTGCATATATATTTCCTATATTATTGATGTTTATAGGTGTTTGTTATTTGATAAAAAAAGGAAAAATAACTTTTAGTAAAAGATTTTACGGAGTTAATATAATTATTATAAACACCCTTATGCTTATACAAATGCAGAAATTATCCTTGTACTATAATGGTAATATTTTAGACGGAATAAAGAAAATATATGAATCATCTGATACATTTCATGGAGGGGTAATTTCTTATATTCTTGATGTTCCAATATATAAACTCTTTGGTAAAGGATACTTTGTGTTATTTATAACTCTATACATTATATCTTTTCTTTTGGTTTCTGAAAAATCGGCAGGAGAAATTATAAGAGAAAATCTTAAAAAGAAACCTTTAAAGAAAACTAAGCCTTCTGTAGATGAAACTAAAACTATGGATTATGAAAATGATAATAAAGATAAGGATGAAACTTTAGCCAAAAAGATTAGTAGTAAGATAAAAATTGTTGATTTTATGAAAAATGAGGGAAATGTAGATAGTAATAAGGGACAAGCATTAGAGGAAATTGCGGTGTATGATTCTGCAGAAAAAAATGAGAATGAAAGTAAAGTAATAGGTGCTGAACTTGAAGATGCTATAGGACAAACCTCCTCCAATAATTCTGATATAACCTATGAGTTTCCTCCAATTAGTTTATTGAATGTGAACGAGACTTCTAAACTAAAGAAGAGCGACAAAAAGGAATTATTATCTAGTGCAGAAAAACTTACTGAAACCTTAAATAGTTTTGGTGTAGATGCAAAAGTTATACAAGTTTCAAAAGGTCCTTCTGTAACAAGATACGAGCTTCAACCTAGCGCTGGAGTTAAGGTTAGTAAAATAATTAACCTCTCAGATGATATAGCATTAAATTTAGCTGCTTCAGGAGTTAGAATTGAAGCTCCAATACCAGGAAAATCTGCTATAGGTATTGAAGTTCCAAATAAAGATTTAACTGCTGTTTTTTTAAGTGAAGTAATACAATCAGAAACTTTCTCAAACTCAAAGTCAAATTTAGCTTTTGCATTAGGTAAAGATATAGGTGGAAATTGTGTTGTTACTGATTTAACAAAAATGCCGCATCTTTTAATAGCTGGTGCAACTGGTTCAGGAAAAAGTGTATGTATAAATACTCTTATAATAAGCTTACTTTACAAATGTGCTCCAACAGATGTAAAGCTTCTTATGATAGATCCTAAGGTAGTTGAATTGAGTGTTTACAATGGTATTCCTCATCTTCTAATTCCAGTTGTAACTAATCCTAAAAAAGCAGCAGGTGCATTAAATTGGGCAGTAAATGAAATGACTAAAAGATATAAACTGTTTGCTGAAAACAATGTTAGAAATATAGAAGGATACAACGATTTATATACTAAAAATAAGGTTGAAAGTAAACTGCCATGGATTGTTATAATAATTGATGAGTTGGCAGATTTAATGATGGTTTGTCCAAATGATGTTGAAGACTATATAGGAAGACTAGCTCAAATGGCTAGAGCAGCTGGTATGCACCTTGTAATAGCTACTCAAAGACCATCTGTTGACGTAATAACAGGGGTTATAAAGGCTAACATTCCATCTAGAATTTCTTTTGCAGTATCTAGTCAAATAGATTCGCGTACTATTTTGGATACTTCAGGTGCAGAAAAGCTTTTAGGAAAAGGAGATATGCTTTTCAATCCAGTTGGAGAATCTAAGCCAATTAGAATACAGGGAGCCTTTATAAATGAGGAAGAGGTTGAAAGAGTTGTTGGTTTCATAAGGAATGAAAGTACTGAAACTCAATATAAAGAAGAGATAATAGAGCAAATTAATAGTAATGTTTCAAAATCTGAGGGCGATGAGGATGAACTTTTAGAAGAAGCATTAAAAATAATTATAGAAACAAAACAAGCATCAACATCACTTATACAGAGAAAACTTAGAATTGGGTACAATAGAGCTGCAAGAATAATGGATCAATTAGAGGAAAAAGGTTATATATCTGCAAAAGATGGAACCAAACCTAGAAATATTTTGGTAGACAAGGATGATTTATAA
- the rimO gene encoding 30S ribosomal protein S12 methylthiotransferase RimO → MDKLKFGLVSLGCDKNRVDSEIILGSMNRDYEIVNDPREADVILVNTCGFIESAKQESINTILEMNKYKEKYNCKMLIATGCLTQRYGKELKELVPEIDAILGVNDYKSLDDAIEDFFNLGKKDIYCNYSDQSINEGKRIITTGEYSSYVRISEGCNNSCSYCIIPKIRGKYRSRQFENIIDEVRELSENGTKEVILIAQDTTRYGVDLYGRKRLHELLKEMSLIQGIEWIRIMYCYPEEITEELIEEIASNEKVCNYIDMPIQHISDNILKNMFRKTRKSEILDKVEKIRKKVPNIAIRTSLIVGFPGETEGDFNELCDFVKDANINNLGVFRYSREEGTKAALMPMQIADTVKEKREEDIMLIQQQVSKNLNAKKIGKVYKVIVEGFNGDYWYGRNFEMAPEIDGKVFFKSQSEIKVGSFINIKITENLEYDLIGVVYNEFSK, encoded by the coding sequence TTGGATAAATTAAAATTTGGTTTAGTTAGTTTAGGTTGTGATAAAAATAGAGTAGATAGTGAAATCATACTTGGTTCTATGAATAGAGATTATGAAATCGTAAATGATCCTAGAGAAGCTGATGTAATTCTTGTGAATACTTGTGGGTTTATAGAATCTGCCAAGCAGGAGTCAATAAATACAATACTTGAAATGAATAAATATAAAGAAAAGTATAATTGCAAAATGCTAATTGCAACTGGCTGCTTAACCCAAAGATATGGTAAAGAATTAAAAGAACTTGTACCTGAAATTGATGCTATACTAGGAGTAAATGATTATAAGAGTTTGGATGATGCTATAGAGGATTTTTTTAATTTAGGAAAAAAAGATATCTACTGTAATTATAGTGATCAATCTATAAATGAAGGAAAAAGAATTATAACTACAGGTGAATATTCATCTTATGTTAGAATCTCAGAAGGATGTAATAATTCTTGCTCTTATTGTATAATACCAAAAATTCGAGGAAAATATAGAAGTAGACAATTTGAAAATATTATTGATGAGGTAAGAGAATTATCGGAGAACGGAACAAAAGAAGTGATTCTTATAGCTCAAGATACTACTAGATATGGTGTAGACTTATATGGAAGAAAGAGGCTACATGAGCTATTAAAAGAAATGTCATTAATTCAAGGTATTGAATGGATAAGAATCATGTATTGCTATCCTGAAGAAATAACAGAGGAACTTATAGAAGAAATAGCCTCTAATGAAAAAGTGTGCAATTATATAGATATGCCTATTCAACATATAAGTGATAATATTTTGAAAAATATGTTTAGAAAAACAAGAAAATCGGAGATATTAGATAAAGTTGAAAAAATAAGAAAAAAAGTGCCTAATATAGCCATAAGAACATCTCTTATAGTTGGTTTCCCTGGAGAAACAGAAGGTGATTTTAATGAATTATGTGATTTTGTAAAAGATGCTAACATTAATAATCTTGGAGTTTTTAGATACTCAAGAGAAGAAGGAACAAAAGCGGCATTAATGCCAATGCAAATAGCTGATACGGTAAAAGAAAAAAGAGAAGAAGATATAATGCTTATTCAACAGCAGGTATCTAAAAATTTAAATGCTAAAAAGATTGGCAAAGTTTACAAAGTTATAGTTGAGGGGTTTAATGGTGATTATTGGTATGGTAGAAATTTCGAGATGGCTCCTGAGATAGATGGTAAAGTTTTTTTTAAGTCTCAATCGGAGATTAAAGTTGGAAGCTTCATTAATATAAAAATCACAGAGAACCTAGAATATGATTTAATAGGGGTTGTGTATAATGAATTTAGCAAATAA
- the pgsA gene encoding CDP-diacylglycerol--glycerol-3-phosphate 3-phosphatidyltransferase, which yields MNLANKLTLMRIFLVPVFLIFIVVRQIPYGRSIATAIFIIAAITDKLDGYIARSRNQVTKFGKIMDPLADKLLVSSALIALVEFHVIPAWIAIVIIAREFAVTGLRSVAAGEGIVIAASWWGKIKTFIQIVTIIFALLFINLRKNYDFRKFVDQFALLSNHSAQVEKFLRYGTDITLAIAFIVTLISGIDYFYKNRHVFINDK from the coding sequence ATGAATTTAGCAAATAAATTAACTTTAATGAGGATTTTTTTAGTTCCTGTTTTTCTAATATTCATTGTAGTACGTCAGATTCCATATGGAAGAAGTATAGCTACAGCTATTTTCATAATTGCTGCAATAACGGATAAACTGGACGGCTATATAGCAAGAAGTAGAAATCAGGTAACTAAATTTGGTAAGATAATGGATCCACTTGCAGATAAGCTTTTGGTATCTTCTGCACTGATAGCTTTAGTAGAATTTCATGTAATACCAGCATGGATTGCTATTGTAATAATAGCTAGAGAATTTGCAGTAACAGGACTTAGGAGTGTTGCAGCAGGTGAAGGAATTGTAATTGCTGCAAGTTGGTGGGGAAAAATCAAAACCTTTATTCAAATAGTGACAATAATATTTGCACTTTTATTCATAAATTTAAGGAAAAATTACGATTTTAGAAAATTTGTAGATCAATTTGCTTTACTTAGCAACCATTCTGCTCAGGTAGAGAAATTTTTAAGATATGGTACGGATATAACACTGGCTATAGCCTTTATTGTAACTCTTATTTCAGGAATAGATTACTTTTACAAGAATAGGCATGTATTTATAAATGATAAATAA
- the recA gene encoding recombinase RecA, producing MDNEKLKAIDAAMSQIEKQFGKGAIMKLGEQDILNIDAISTGCLSLDIALGIGGVPRGRVVEIYGPESSGKTTVALHILAEAQKKGGAAAFIDAEHALDPQYARALGVDIDNLVVSQPDTGEQALEIAEALVRSGAIDVIVVDSVAALVPKAEIEGEMGDSHVGLQARLMSQALRKLTGSINKSKCIAIFINQLREKVGIMFGNPETTPGGRALKFYASVRMDIRKIDTIKQGEEMIGNRVRVKVVKNKVAPPFKQAEFDIMYNEGISREGNIVDVGVKENIIQKSGAWFSYGDIRLGQGRENAKLFFKENIDIRSEVENKIREKYDLPIQKVKNEKPKIEKGTENNTK from the coding sequence ATGGATAATGAAAAATTAAAAGCCATTGATGCGGCTATGAGTCAGATAGAGAAACAATTTGGAAAAGGCGCTATAATGAAACTTGGTGAGCAAGACATCTTAAATATTGATGCAATTTCAACAGGATGTTTATCTTTAGATATAGCACTTGGAATAGGTGGAGTTCCACGTGGAAGAGTAGTTGAGATATATGGACCTGAATCATCAGGTAAAACTACAGTTGCACTTCATATATTAGCTGAAGCCCAAAAGAAGGGTGGAGCTGCTGCATTTATTGATGCCGAGCATGCTTTAGATCCTCAATATGCAAGAGCTTTAGGAGTAGATATAGATAACTTAGTTGTATCTCAACCAGATACTGGTGAGCAGGCACTTGAAATTGCTGAAGCACTTGTTAGGTCAGGTGCAATTGATGTAATTGTTGTAGATTCTGTAGCAGCACTTGTACCAAAAGCTGAAATTGAAGGTGAAATGGGAGATTCTCATGTAGGTCTTCAGGCAAGACTTATGTCACAAGCTCTTAGAAAATTAACAGGTTCTATAAACAAGTCTAAATGTATAGCTATATTTATAAACCAACTTAGAGAAAAAGTTGGAATAATGTTTGGAAATCCTGAAACTACTCCTGGAGGAAGAGCTCTTAAGTTTTATGCTTCTGTAAGAATGGATATAAGAAAAATAGACACTATAAAACAGGGCGAAGAAATGATTGGAAATAGAGTAAGAGTAAAGGTAGTTAAAAATAAAGTGGCTCCTCCATTTAAACAAGCAGAATTTGATATTATGTATAATGAAGGTATATCTCGTGAAGGAAATATAGTTGATGTAGGAGTTAAAGAAAATATCATCCAAAAAAGTGGTGCATGGTTCTCATATGGTGATATAAGACTTGGTCAGGGAAGAGAAAATGCTAAATTATTCTTTAAAGAAAATATAGATATTAGATCTGAAGTTGAAAATAAAATAAGAGAAAAGTACGATTTACCTATACAAAAAGTTAAAAATGAAAAGCCAAAGATTGAAAAAGGAACTGAAAATAATACAAAATAA
- the rny gene encoding ribonuclease Y encodes MNNTNKLIITIVCLVIIITIVEMYIRRKYAWAKISKAEEDAKKIKEDAKREAETLKKEATLEAKEEAHRLRSDLDKETRERRNEIQRLERRNLQREETLDKKNDLLEKRENGLNERENSIQERQNTIEQLYKEEREKLEQLSGLTSEEAKNLLLEEVNREIKHEKSIMIKEVEQKAKEEADKKAREIITYAIQRCAADHVAESTVYVVSLPNDEMKGRIIGREGRNIRAIETLTGVDLIIDDTPEAVILSGFDPVRREVAKVALEKLILDGRIHPARIEEMVEKAKKEVENNIKEEGEQATFETGVHGLHSELTRLLGRLKYRTSYGQNVLKHSIEVSYLAGFMAAELGIDPTFAKRAGLLHDIGKAVDHEVEGPHALIGAEVSKKYHELPLIVNAIGAHHGDVEPQSLEAILVQAADAISAARPGARRETLEAYIKRLEKLEEIANSYEGVEKSYAIQAGREIRIMVKPETVDDAGSIEMARGIVKKIEEQLEYPGQIKVNVIRETRAVEYAK; translated from the coding sequence ATGAATAATACTAATAAATTAATAATTACTATAGTTTGTTTAGTTATTATAATAACTATAGTTGAAATGTATATCAGAAGAAAATATGCTTGGGCTAAAATTTCTAAGGCCGAAGAAGATGCAAAGAAAATAAAAGAAGACGCAAAAAGAGAAGCCGAGACACTAAAAAAAGAGGCTACTTTGGAAGCTAAAGAAGAAGCACATAGGCTAAGATCAGATCTGGATAAAGAAACCAGAGAAAGAAGAAATGAAATTCAAAGACTTGAAAGAAGGAATCTTCAAAGAGAAGAGACCTTAGACAAAAAAAATGATTTGCTTGAAAAGAGAGAAAACGGTCTTAATGAACGTGAAAACTCAATACAAGAAAGGCAGAACACTATAGAACAGCTCTATAAAGAAGAACGAGAAAAGCTAGAACAGCTTTCCGGTTTGACTTCTGAAGAGGCAAAAAATTTACTTTTAGAAGAAGTTAATAGAGAAATTAAACATGAAAAATCTATAATGATTAAAGAAGTAGAACAAAAAGCTAAAGAAGAAGCAGACAAAAAAGCAAGAGAAATTATTACGTATGCTATTCAAAGATGTGCAGCTGATCACGTTGCAGAATCAACAGTTTACGTTGTATCTCTTCCTAATGATGAAATGAAAGGTAGAATAATAGGTAGAGAGGGTAGAAATATACGTGCAATTGAAACCCTTACCGGTGTGGATTTGATTATAGATGATACTCCAGAAGCTGTTATTTTATCAGGATTTGATCCAGTAAGAAGAGAAGTTGCTAAAGTTGCTCTTGAGAAGCTGATACTTGATGGAAGAATTCATCCTGCTAGAATTGAAGAAATGGTTGAGAAGGCAAAAAAAGAGGTTGAAAATAATATTAAAGAAGAAGGCGAACAGGCTACTTTCGAGACAGGTGTTCACGGTTTACATAGTGAGTTAACTAGACTTCTTGGAAGATTGAAGTATAGAACCAGTTATGGGCAAAATGTTTTAAAACATTCCATAGAGGTATCTTATCTTGCTGGCTTTATGGCTGCAGAGCTTGGAATTGATCCAACTTTTGCTAAAAGAGCTGGTCTCCTTCACGATATTGGTAAAGCAGTAGATCATGAAGTTGAAGGACCTCACGCTTTAATAGGTGCAGAAGTTTCTAAAAAATATCATGAACTTCCTCTTATTGTAAATGCAATAGGAGCTCATCATGGTGATGTAGAGCCACAATCATTAGAAGCTATTTTAGTTCAGGCAGCAGATGCCATATCAGCAGCTAGACCTGGAGCAAGACGTGAAACATTAGAAGCATACATTAAGAGATTAGAGAAATTAGAAGAAATAGCTAATTCTTATGAAGGTGTAGAGAAGTCATATGCCATTCAGGCTGGAAGAGAAATCAGGATTATGGTTAAACCAGAAACAGTTGACGATGCGGGTTCAATAGAGATGGCAAGAGGTATTGTTAAGAAGATTGAAGAACAATTGGAATACCCTGGTCAAATCAAAGTAAATGTTATTAGGGAAACTCGCGCAGTTGAATATGCAAAATAA
- a CDS encoding stage V sporulation protein S, with amino-acid sequence MEVLKVSAKSNPNSVAGALAGVLRERGAAEIQAIGAGAINQAIKAIAIARGFVAPSGIDLVCIPAFTDIDIDGEERTAIKLIVQPR; translated from the coding sequence ATGGAAGTATTAAAAGTTTCAGCAAAATCAAATCCAAATTCTGTAGCAGGAGCTTTAGCAGGGGTTTTAAGAGAAAGAGGTGCTGCCGAAATACAAGCTATAGGAGCAGGAGCAATTAATCAAGCAATTAAGGCAATAGCAATAGCAAGGGGATTTGTTGCACCAAGTGGAATTGATCTTGTATGTATTCCAGCTTTCACTGACATTGACATAGATGGGGAGGAAAGAACAGCGATTAAACTTATAGTTCAACCTAGATAA
- a CDS encoding decaprenyl-phosphate phosphoribosyltransferase, with translation MDVKAMIALMRPKQWTKNVFVFAAIIFSRRFTNTNLLLNNLIIFLVFCFTSSSVYIFNDIIDADKDRQHPDKKNRPIASGKVTKTHGIILDIVILLSLSIITYRIDIKILAVILIYVVMNIFYSFKLKNVVIIDVMIITAGFVLRVESGSIISKVELSPWLILCTILLSLFLALNKRKGEIIALKEKSTTTRKILKEYSIDLIDKMLTIVTPSILIAYCLYSFSSVQGKSMMITIPFVLYGIFRYQYLMEKENAGAKPEDVFIKDKPFLINVICWCITAIVVLYFKI, from the coding sequence ATTGACGTAAAAGCTATGATTGCACTTATGAGACCAAAACAATGGACAAAAAATGTTTTTGTTTTTGCAGCAATTATATTTTCTAGAAGGTTTACAAATACAAACTTACTTTTAAATAATCTAATTATTTTTCTTGTATTTTGTTTCACTTCTTCTAGTGTATACATTTTTAATGATATAATAGATGCAGATAAGGACAGACAACACCCAGACAAAAAGAATAGACCAATAGCTAGTGGAAAAGTTACAAAAACGCATGGAATAATTTTAGATATAGTAATTCTTTTATCACTTTCAATTATTACATATAGAATTGACATAAAAATACTTGCAGTAATTTTAATCTACGTTGTAATGAACATTTTCTACTCTTTTAAATTAAAAAATGTAGTAATAATAGATGTTATGATAATAACTGCTGGATTTGTTTTAAGGGTTGAAAGTGGAAGTATAATATCAAAAGTAGAATTATCTCCATGGCTCATCTTATGCACTATACTACTTTCTCTATTCTTAGCATTAAACAAAAGAAAAGGTGAAATAATAGCACTAAAAGAAAAAAGTACTACAACAAGAAAAATACTTAAGGAATATTCCATAGATTTAATCGACAAAATGCTTACTATAGTTACACCATCAATATTAATTGCATACTGTTTATACAGCTTTAGTTCCGTGCAGGGTAAGAGTATGATGATTACAATTCCTTTTGTATTATATGGTATATTTAGATACCAATATTTAATGGAAAAAGAAAATGCAGGTGCAAAGCCAGAAGATGTTTTTATTAAAGATAAACCTTTTTTAATAAACGTTATTTGTTGGTGCATAACAGCAATAGTAGTGCTTTATTTTAAAATATAA